CGATGGGCGGCGGTTTCACCTGGGGTGCGGTGCTGCTTCGCTGGTAAGGTGAGACTGCGCAGCAGGCCCGCTTGACCCGAGGGGGCAAGGACAATACTCTTCCGCCACTTAACCATAGGCTTTCAATAGGAAATCGGTGAGGAGCGATGAGCGGTAAGACGGTGACACGCGCAGATTTGGCCGAATCGGTTTTCCGGAAGGTCGGCCTTTCCAGAACAGAATCCGCGGAGCTTGTCGAAACCGTGATCGACGAGATTTGCAACGCCATCGTGCGGGGCGAGAGCGTGAAGCTCTCCTCCTTCGCGACATTCCAGGTTCGTGACAAGAACGAGCGCATCGGGCGAAATCCGAAGACCGGCGAGGAAGTGCCGATCTCGCCGCGCCGCGTCATGACCTTCAAGGCGTCCAATGTTCTCAAGCAGCGGGTGCTGAAGGCCCATCTCGCGCGCAAGGCGAAGCAGAAGCCCGCTTCTCCCGCGTCCTGAGCGATTTTCCCGCCTGTTGCCGGGCATTAGCAATTTGAAACTTGAATATCGCCCGGCAACCCGCTGAAATGAATACGATTCGGCGGCACGCTTCTCGTGCGCCGACGTGAGCTTTCATCGAGGGTAGAATGGACAAGAGTCCGGACGCTTTCCGCACCATCAGCGAGGTCGCCGACGATCTCGACCTGCCGCAGCATGTGCTGCGTTTCTGGGAAACGCGCTTTACGCAGATCAAGCCGATGAAGCGCGGCGGCGGGCGGCGCTACTATCGCCCGGAAGACGTCGATCTCCTCAAGGGCATCCGCCACCTGCTCTACGACCACGGCTATACGATCAAGGGCGTGCAGAAGCTGCTCAAGGTCAATGGCAACAAGTTCGTCGCGGCGATCGCCAGCGGCGACCTTGCGACCGTCGAGGCGCTGGCGGCCGCCAGCCATGAGGAGCCGCCCCCGCCGAAGGCCGGCAGCGACGAGGACCAGATCGTCGGCCGCGCCAAGGCGCCGGCCAGCCGCCGCTTCTTCTCCTTCGTCGGCGGCGGCGAGGAGACACCGGAAATCTCGCTCGGCAAGACCAGCGTCGGCAAGGAGGACCGCGCCCTCCTGCAGGAGGCGCTCTACGATCTCCTGGAATGCAAGCGCCTGCTCGACCAGGTCCGCTGAACCGCGGAAATCCCCGAAAAGAAAAAGCCCCGCACTATGGCGGGGCAAAACAAGCGTCACGCTTGGCTCTGTGACGCGGGGGAGTTGCTCGCAAAATGACAAGCGAGCAGGAACAGTCTTAGACTTTGGTCTAATGGCCGGGAAGGTCTGATTTGACGAATCCGGTACGCTTGCGAAAAGAATCCTGTCTTGGAAGCGTCATGCGCTTGCCAAGCTCCGCCGTGAGGACGAAGGCCGCGTACCCGATGCAGGGACGCCGCCGTCCTCGGCAGGAAATTCGAATTGCCGATGACGAAACATCCCGAATTGGCAATTTTGGGCTTGCATCCAAATGCCCGAGACTATAGGGGTTTGCGCGGTCCGGAATGTAGCGCAGCCCGGTAGCGCACTTGACTGGGGGTCAAGGGGTCGTGGGTTCGAATCCCGCCATTCCGACCATTCTCTCCCCTCATAGATTGCATTTGAAGTTCCGCATGGAACTTTACGCGTCTCTTCGCGTTCTCTCGCCGCCGGCTTGTCGTGCCGGGGCTATCTGACGCTTGAGGAGGTTACGCATGGAAAATGCAGGCATCGGCTGGATCGCAGCCATCATCATCGGCGGCATTGCCGGCTGGCTCGCCGAAATGTTCATGAAGAGCAATATGGGCGTGCTGATGAACATTGTTCTCGGCATCGTCGGCGCGGCGGTCGCAAACATCCTGTTGGGGCTGATCGGCGTTTCGCTCGGCGGCTGGCTGGGCTATCTCGTCGCCGGCTTCATCGGCGCCTGCATTCTCATAGCGCTGGCAAGGGCCATCAGGCGATAGATTTGCCCGATGGACTATCGAGAGCCGTCTCTCCGGGAGGAGGGGCGGCTTTTCCTTTGAGCGCCTGCCGGGTGTAACGGCGCTCCAGCGCAAGGCAGCCCCATGTGACGCCGAGCAGCAGGTAGAAATGGCGCCAGTGGTCGGTGTCGATGACGAAGCCGATCCCGCTGTGGCCGAGCAGCGTGATGAAGGCGATCATCAGGTAGGGCTGCCATGGCCTGTCGCGCAACAGCGCCTTGAAGGCGGCCGAGAGCGTCCATCCGACCAGTGTCAGGTAGGTGATGAAGCCGAGCCAGCCATAGGTGGTGAGCGATTTCAGGTAGATGTTGTGCTCGTCCTCGGAGAACATCTTGCCGAAGCGCATCGGTCCGATGCCGAGCGGCTTTTCCATCGCCATCAGGAAGCCGATGCGGTGGCGCTCGAAGCGCCCGAGATGGCCGCCGTCATACTCCTGGACGAGCTGCGTGCGGCTGGAGAAGAGGCTCGAGACCTTGTCGAACTGCAGGGCGACGACGAGCGCGAGGATCATCAGGCCGGCGGCCGAGATGCTGAGGATGAGGATCTTCAGCCGGAAGGCCCCGGTGCGCTCCTTCAGCAGCATGATGAAGACGAGCGCCGCGACGGCGAAGAGATAAAGCCCCCAGGCCGCGCGCGAGAAGGACAGGAAGATGCCGAGCGCCAGGATGAGGACGCCGATCACCTTCAGCGGCGCGCCGAGGATGCGGCCGGCGAGAAGGCCGTGCATCAGGTAGAGCGAGGGGGCGACGAGGAAGGGGCCGAAGACGTTCGGGTCCTGGAAGGCGCCCTTGGCGCGGTCGTAGAGCGTGAAGGCCTCCGAGCCCGGGAAGGCATGGAAATAGCCGAGGATGCCGAGCATCGAGGTGATGAGGGCGCTCGCCACCCAGGCGCGGAAGATGAGCTGCAGCCGCGCCGGCTTCGCCTCGACGATAGCGGCGAAGAAGACGCTGGAAATGGCGAGGAACAGCGAGACGGCCATGTACATCGGCCCCTCGGAAAGATCGTCCATCACCGTCAGCGAGAGCATGCCGCCGATATTGAAGACCACGAGAAGGGCGAGAAGCGATCCGACGGTGCGCGAGATGCGCAGCCCCACGAGCGCCCAGAGGCCGATGAGCGCCGCCATGAAGACCTCATAGGGCGCCGGCTCGCTGATGACGAAGCCCGAAAGGAACACGCCCAGCGTCACCAGCCCCGAGCCGATAATGCCGACGGCCGCAAGCTGCGGCCGGAAGGAGGGGGCGTGGGGGAGGGCCGCGTCGCTCAATAGGCGTTTTCCGTGTTGAGCAGGCGGAAGGGCGTCAGGAACAGGATCTTCAGGTCGAGCCAGAGCGACCAGTTCTCGATGTAGTAGAGGTCGAATTCGGTGCGGAAGCGGATCTTGTCGTCATGGTCGATCTCGCCGCGCCAGCCGTTGATCTGCGCCCAGCCGGTCACGCCCGGCTTCACGCGGTGGCGGGCGAAATAGCTGTCGACGACATCGACATATTTGCGGTCGTGCGTCTGCGCCTCGACGGCATGCGGACGCGGACCGACGAGCGAAAGCTCGCCCTTCAGCACGTTGAAGAGCTGCGGCAGCTCGTCGATGGAGGACTTGCGCAGGAAGCGGCCGACACGGGTGACGCGCGGATCGCCCTTGGTGACGGCGGCGCGGGCGGACGGGTCCGAAAGATGCGTGTACATCGAGCGGAATTTGTAGACCTCGATGACCTCGTTGTTGAAGCCGTGGCGCTTCTGCTTGAAGAGGATCGGGCCGGGCGAGGAGAGCTTCACCGCGATGGCCGCGCCGATCAGCACCGGCCAGAGCAGGACGAGCGCGACGACGGAAAAGAAGATGTCGAAGATGCGCTTGGCGACATTGTCCCAGTCGGCGATCGGCTTGTCGAAGATGTCGAGCATCGGCACGGCGCCGATCTGCGAATAGCTGCGCGGGCGGAAGCGAAGGCCCCTCGCATGGGCGGCAAGGCGGATATCCACCGGCAGCACCCACAGCTTCTTGAGCAGCGACAGGATGCGCGTCTCGGCCGAGAGCGGCAGCGAGATGATCAGCATGTCGATGCGCGCGAGGCGGGCGAATTCGACGAGTTCGGCGACATTGCCGAGCTTGGGATAGCCGGCGATGATCGAGGGCGAGCGGCGCTCGTCGCGGTCGTCGAAGATGCCGCAGATGCGGATGTCGTTCTCCGGCTGGTATTCCAGCGAGCGGATGAGCTCCTTGGCCGGCTCGCCGCCGCCGACGATGACGGCGCGCCGCTCCATCGTGCCGTTGCGGGCCCAGCGGCGGATCGCATAGGCGATCACCTGCCGCTCGAACAGGAGATAGACGGCGCCCGTCGCGAACCAGGCGGCAAACCAGACGCGGGAATACTGGTCGCCCGTCTTGAAGAAGAAGAGGACGAGCGAAATGGAGGCGAAGGCCGCCGCCCAGGCGGCGAGGATGCGCGGCGTCATGCGCAAGGGCGAGCGGAGCGCCGGCACCTGATAGGCATCGGCGAGTTGCAGGAGGAGGACCCCGATGGCCGCGCCCCCCACCAGCACGGCGGCATAGAGCACCGTGATCTCGAAGCCGTCATAGAGCGCATGGATGAAGTAGCCGAGGGCAAGCAGTGCGCCGAATTCGCAAAGGCGCAGCAGCCCGGTGATCATGGCCGGCGAATAGCTGTCGTCGCGGAACTGTTCGGCGATCTGGCGAGCAAGCTGATTGAGCTCGACGCCCTTTTCCTCCGCGCCGCCGGCAGCCGGGCCGGACGCATTTCCCCGGCTTTCGGAGAGCCTGCGTCTCAAACCTTCCGGATCGAAGGATTCGGGCTTCTCGACATGGTTCATGGCATGCACCTTTGGGGCTTTGTGCCGGAAATAGCACGAAGCCCCTAAGAAACGTTTACGGCAGGGCTTCCGCCGACGTTTCGGCAAGCCGCCGGCCGCCGGCCTGGCGGGCAAGAATGTCCCGGTAAAGGGCAAGGATCGAGCCGGACATGGCCGAGGCCGAGAAGGTTTCCTTGAAGGCCGCGGGCTCCGGCATGACCTTGCGCAGCCAGCCGGGATCGCCGATCGCCTGGGCCATCGCCGCCGCCAGGGACTGGGCGTCGCCCGGCTCGGTGAGCGCGATGCTGTCGCGGCCGAGCACTTCCGGTATGCCGCCGACACGGCTTGCGATGACCGGCTTCTGGGCGGCGAGCGCTTCCAGCACGATATAGGGCATCGCCTCGGCGCGTGACGGCACGACCACGTTGCGGGTGAGGGCGAAGGCCTCGCGCGCCTTCATGGCGGGCATCATGACGATGCGCCGGCCGAGGCCGAGCTGCAGCATCATCTGCTTGTATTTTTCCCTGTCCGGCCCGTCGCCGATCATCAGCGCGGAGAGCGGCCGGCCTGCGATGCGCTCGGCCCGCGCGAAGGCGTCGACGAAGACGTCCGGGCCCTTCAGGTCGCGCAGCATGCCGATATAGAGGAAATCCACCGCATCCTCGCGGGGATAGACCCGCTCGAAATCGCGGTCGTGGATGCCGTTGTAGATGCGCGCCGTCTGGATGCGCGGGCGGCCGACGCGGGCGGTATAGGCGTCCTTCTCGTAGTCGCAGACGAAGGCGATGGCATCGCCGAAGGGTTCGAGAAGCCGTTCGGCGGTGAGCACCGCGAGCCCCGTCGCCGAGCGCCGGGTATAGTGCAGGCTGCCGCCATGCGGCGTATAGAGGCGGGCTACGCGATACCTGTTGACCCGCAGGATCGAGCCGATGAGCCGGGCGATGGCGCCACCCTTGGCGCCATGCCCATGCAGGACATCCGGCTGCAAACCTTTTATTTCACGATAACTGTCCCGGATGGCGCCGAGGTCGCGCAGATTGACCGACCGGCTGATCGGCATGCGGACGAGGCCGAGCGAGAGATGGGGGCGGATCTCGTCGAAGAGCTTGTCCTCGAAAGAGCCGCCGGTAAGGCTGTCGCAGATGATGCCGACCTCATGGCCCGCCCGCGTGTGGTATTCCGCAAGGTCGCGCACATGGCGGAAGATTCCGCCGACGGGAGACCTGAAACAATGAATGATGCGCAGGGGCCCATCGTCCGCCATGAGAATCAGAACAGTCGTTCGCGCACATAGATCGTATCGCCGGCCAGCACCGGATCGGAGATGGAAACCCTTCCGGTGACGATCTTGCCGTTGATCTTGCGGGTCACGTCGACGTCGCGCTGGTTGGCGCGCGGCGAGAAGCCGCCGGCGACCGCGATGGCGTTCTGGATCGTCATGCCGGCGACGTAGCTGTACTGACCCGCCTGGCCGACCTCGCCCATGAGATAGATGGAGCGGTAGCGATCAACCTCGATGGAAACGTCCGGATCGCGCAGATATCCCTGGCGGAGCTTCGCCGCGATGATGCTTTCCAGTTCCTGGATGGTCTGGCCGCGCGCCGGCACGGCGCCGATGAGCGGGAAGGCCACGTAACCGGCCTGGTCGACCGTATAGGTATTGCTGAGGCCGGTCTGCTCGAAGACGGTGATGCGCAGCCGGTCGCCGCTGTCGAGGCGATAGGGCTGGATCGTCGCCTCGTGGAAGGCCTTGGGGGCGGGGCGATAGCTGCTGCAGCCCGAAACGGCCGGCACGATGAGCGCCAGCGCGAGCAGGATGCCCTTGTTGATCGTAGCGACACGCATTTCGCAGTTCCGTCCCAAATCAGATGTGAGGCCCCGTTATCGTTCCGTTAGGGTTAACGGCTGGTAAAGGCCGCGCGCCTGTCGGTAGCAAAGGCCGTTTTTTCCGGAGAAACGAACAACGCGGGGTAGGGGAAGCGCCGGAAGATTAACTCTTGCGTTACCATGTTTGTTTACCGTGCAGCCAAATCGTCGGGTTTGGAGTTTGTTATGTCGGGCGTTCACGAGAGCCAGCAGGATGTCGATATCGACCTTGGCGGTCTGTTCGGCGCGATCTGGCGCAACCGTATGCGCGTGCTGCTGGCGACCGTCGCCTGCGCGGGCATCGCCTTTGCCGGTGCGAGCCTGATCACGCCCAAATACAAGAGCGAGGCGCGCCTCCTCATCGAAACGCGCGAGCCCGCCTTCACGACGGGGCAGGATCGTGCGCAGGGCGGCGAGCAGCCGGCCTTCGACGAGGCGGGCATCGCCAGCCAGGTGCAGCTCCTCCAGTCGGCCGACCTCATCAAGCAGGTCGCGCGCAACATGAAGCTCTATGAGCTGGAGGAATTCGACACGACGGCGAAGCCCTCGGCGGTTTCCGACGTGCTGGTGCTTCTCGGCCTTCGCAAGAACCCGCTCGACCTGCCGCCGGAAGAGCGCGTCCTCAAGGAATTCACCGAGAAGCTGACCGTCTATCAGGTGGAGCGCTCGCGCGTCATCGCCATCGAGTTCGCCTCGAAGGACCCACGCCTTGCCGCCGAGATCCCCAACGAAATGGCGAAGGTCTATCTCTCCCTGCAGAGCGGCGCCAAGCTCGACACCAATTCCGAGGCGACGCGCTGGCTGGAGCCGGAAATCGCCAACCTGCGCGAGAAGGTGCGCGAGGCCGAGCAGAAGGTCGCCGAATACCGCTCGCAGTCCGATCTCCTGCCGACGGGCGACAATTCGACCTTCGCGGTGCGCCAGTTGAACGACATCTCCACCGAGCTTGCCCGCGTGCGCGGCGAGCGCGCCAATGCCGAGGCACGGGCCGAAAGCGTGCGTGCCGTTCTGAAGAGCGGCGGGTCGCCGGATACGCTTTCCGACGTCGTCGGCTCGCAGATGATCCAGAGGCTCAAGGAGAGCGAGGCGCAGATCCAGGGGCAGATCTCCGATCTTTCGACTTCGCTACTGGAGGGACATCCCCGGTTGAAGGGCCTGCGCTCGCAGCTTTCCGGTATCCGCACGCAGATCAAGGCGGAAACGCAGAAGATCCTGTCGAGCCTCGAAAACGAGGCGAAGACGGCGGAGTTGCGCGAAACCCAGCTCACGCAGCAGCTCAACAAGCTGAAGGCCGATACCGCCCGCGCCGGCGAGGACGAGGTCGGCCTCAAGGCGCTGGAGCGCGAGGCTGCCGCGCAACGCCAGCTTCTCGAGACCTATCTTGCGCGCTACCGCGAGGCGACCTCGCGCACGAGCAACAACGCGACCCCGGCAGATGCCCGCATCATCTCGGCGGCCGTCGAGCCGACGGAGGTTTCCTTCCCGAAGGTGGTTCCGATCACCGTCGTGGGTGGCGTCGCCGGCTTCGCGCTGAGCTCCATCATCATCCTGCTTGCCGAGCTCTTCAGCGGCCGCGCCCTGAAGCCGACCGCCGCCGCTGCTGCCGCGACGTCCCGGCGCCGCGAGGAGGAAGAAGTGGTTGTGGAGACGCCGGAGCCCGCCGAAACCGTGGAAGAGCCGGTCGTTCATGCGGACCGTGAGGCCTTCCGGGAGCCCGTCGTGCCGGCCCGTTCGCTGCTCTCGGACATGGAACCGGAAGACGAGGACGAGGGCGAGGAGGAGCCGGAGGTTGCGGAAATCGCCGCCGTGGAAGCGGAGGATGACGAGGATTATTCCATCGCCGCCGTCGCCGACTATCTGGTCGAGAACGAAATCCCGGTCGCCATCTCCGTCTCGCCGTCCGGCGACCGCGGCTCGGCGGCCACCGTCATGCTCGCCCGCCGCATCGCGCAGGAAAACCGCAAGACGCTGATCATCGACCTGACGGGGTCGGCCTGCCCGACCCGGCTGATGGCGCAATCGCAGTTCCTGCCCGGCATCACCGATCTTCTCGTCGGCGATGCCGCCTTCGGCGACATCATCCACGGCGACCGGCTTTCCGACGCCCATATCATCCCGCGCGGCAATGCCAATACCAGGCGCGCCATGCGCGGCATCGACCGTCTCGCGATGGTGGTCGATTCGCTGTCCGACGCCTATGACACGGTGATCGTGGAATGCGGGGCGGCCGAGGTGGAGGGCGTGCGCCGCCTGACGCGTGACCAGCAGATGGATATCATCCTCTCCCTTCCCGGCGCCGACGAGGACGAGGTCGTCGACCTGCTCACCGCCTTCGGCGATGCGGGCTACAGCGAGATCGTGCTGATGACGGGCGAGGCGAAGGAACCCCCCGGTCACCCGGGCCGCCGGGCCGCCTAATCGGCGGCGGTAGCGGATCCGGCAGGCTCCGCCTTGCCGAAGCGAAGGCGCTGCACGAGGGAATAGACCTGCGGGTTCTGCTTGATGAGCCGCTTGGTGGCGGCCTTGGCGCGGTGCAGGGTCGCCGCGGCCCTGCCGGCGAGCGTCACCGGCCAGAAAAGATCGTGCTGCGCCGTCTCGATCGGGCACCAGGAGCGCTTGTAGAGCTGGTCACCGATGCCGAAATCGAAAAGCCGCACGCCTTCGCCGCACAGTTTCTCGATGGCGATATGGAACAGGAAGTCGCCGGGGCTGGCATCCGCCGCCACGCTGTCGTCGATCGAGCCGAACTGGCAGATCACGTGATCGCCCTTGCGCGAAAGGCCCGTGATGGCCGCGACATGTCCCTCATGCTCGCCCTTGAGGCGTAGGGCGTGGAGCTGGAGGAGATGATTGCCGCCAGCCGCGGGGGCCGAGGCGAGGGCGCGGAAGAAGCTGCGCGTGCGCTCCTCGCGGAAGACATCCGGCAGGCCCATCGCCTCGAATCGCGCCGCCTTCTGGCGGAAGAACAGGTCGAGCAGCGCGAGCGCGTCCTCGCCCGGCTCGGCGATGACATGGTCGTAGCCGCCTGTCGCGGTGAGGCGCCGCTCGGAGTTGCGCGCCCGCTTGCGGCGGCGCTTGGCGTTGATCTGCTCCAGCGTCCGTTCGAAGCTGTCGAACACCGCGAGCTGGAACGCCGCATTCTGGTTGATCACCGAGGGAAGGGCGGCGAAGGGGCTGGCGCGGCCGCGCCATTCCAGCGGCATCTTCTCGAGAAGCAGCAGGTCGCAGGTGCGGGCAAGCTGGCCGCGCATGTCCTCGAGGGCGCGCAGGAGCTGCCGGGGCGAGGAGGTCTCGCGGAATGCCTCGCTGTAAAGGCCGGTATTGATATTGCTGAAATCGGTGGCGATCATCCGGGCGGTGCGCAGCGGCCCCTGGCGCACGACCTCCAGCGGCAGGATGAATTGCGTGCTTCCGCCGCGAAGGCCTTCGATGATCAATAAGTCATGGCCGTGGGTCTCCACCCAGGCCTGGCACCAGTCGTAGCTCTGGTGGAGGGAGAGGCCGTTTTCCGCTTCGAGCGCGCGCCACGCCGCCTCCAGCGGCTCCATGCGGTCGTGCAGGCGAAGCGTGAGCGGCAGGCCCGCATGCAGCACGTCGCCGGCTCCCTCCGCAAGGAGGGCCGCGGGTTCATGCCCGGACGCCTTGATCTGCAGTTGCATCGCCCTCGACCCTTGCCTTGGCCACGCGGCCGCATTGCCGCGCCTTGAGGCTACGCGCAAGGCGTGCGAAAAAGGTTTAAGCCCGCTCCGTGCCGGCGAAATCGGCGGGTGCGGTTATCGATTCCCTAATTCGGCGGGCCCTGTGGCCTATTCGTCGTGCGGCTTTGCCGGCTTTTCCATCCACTTGATGATGAGCATGGCGGGCAGGATCCACAAAAGCCCGGTTACGGCGAAATAGAGAAGGTGGATGTACCACGGCGACTGACCGAGCGTCGCCGAGGCGACGGTCGTCGCGACCAGGGCATAGAAGAGCACGAGGATGATGATCAGGATCGTGCCGATCAGTTTTCTGAGGCGAGGGGGCATTTTCGGTCTTTCAAAAACGGGGGCGGCGGGGCGCGACGGCATGCCGCAAAGGTTCGGGCCTTGTTTTGCACGGGCTGGTCGGGCAAATCAACGCTGGAACCAGTCCAGCCAATGCGCCCGCGCGGTTTTGCGCCAGCGCTTGCTTGAAAAATCCTAAGCGGCAGCCATGCTGCCGTTCAACAGGAGCCGACAGAATGAACGCCACGACCGTCAACGCCTATCGAAGCGGCCATGACAGCGACCGGATCGACCGCAACCGCCGCCAGGTGCGCCGCTGGCTCGCCGTCGTGCTGGTCGCGCTCGCCGTCCTCGTCCTCGTCGGTGGCGCGACGCGGCTGACCGGCTCGGGCCTTTCCATTACCGAATGGAAGCCGATCCACGGCGCCATCCCTCCGCTCACCGCTGCCGAATGGCAGGAGGAGTTCGAGCTCTACAAGCGCATCCCGCAATATGAGCAGATCAACAAGGGCATGACGGTCGACGAGTTCAAGTCGATCTTCTGGTGGGAATGGGCACACCGGCTGATCGCGCGCTCCATCGGCTTCATCTTCGCCGTGCCGCTCGTCTTCTTCTGGTTCACGGGACGCATTGAGAAGCGGCTGCGCTGGCCGCTCACCGGCCTTCTGGCGCTCGGCGGCTTCCAGGGCTTCATCGGCTGGTGGATGGTCTCCTCCGGCCTTGCCGAACGGGTTTCGGTCAGCCAGTACCGGCTGGCGACGCACCTCACCATCGCCTGTCTCATCTTCGCGCTGACGATGTGGATCATGCGCGCGCTCGCGCCGCATAGCGAGGATGCGCCGCCGACCGCCGGCGCGCGCCGGATGGCCGGCATCATCGCCTGCATGGCGATCTTCCAGATCTATCTCGGCGCACTCGTCGCCGGCCTTCATGCGGGCCTCACCTACAATACATGGCCCTTGATGGACGGCGCGCTGGTGCCGGGCGGCCTCTTCGTGCAGCAGCCCTGGTGGATCAACCTCTTCGAAAACCCGAAGACCGTGCAGTTCGTCCACCGCCTCGGCGCCTATGTGCTCTTCGCGCTTGCCCTGATCCATCTGGTCTCGTCGCTGCGCGCCGCACCGGAAACGACGCATGCGCGCCGCGCGCTGCTGCTGTTCGGCCTCGTCTGTCTGCAGGCGACGATCGGCATCCTCACGCTGGTCTGGCAGGTCCCGCTCGTATGGGCGCTCGCCCACCAGGGCGGCGCGCTGATCGTGCTCGGCTTCGCCATCGCGCATTGGCGCGGGTTCTATGGGGAATTTCCCCGCGAGATCGCGGACGACTGATCCCGCTCAGGCCTGCCCGAGAACGTTGCGGACGGCGGCGGCGACGGCGAGTTCGTTGTCGCGCTCCTCTTCGCTGCCGTCCTC
The Shinella zoogloeoides DNA segment above includes these coding regions:
- a CDS encoding integration host factor subunit alpha, coding for MSGKTVTRADLAESVFRKVGLSRTESAELVETVIDEICNAIVRGESVKLSSFATFQVRDKNERIGRNPKTGEEVPISPRRVMTFKASNVLKQRVLKAHLARKAKQKPASPAS
- a CDS encoding MerR family transcriptional regulator; translation: MDKSPDAFRTISEVADDLDLPQHVLRFWETRFTQIKPMKRGGGRRYYRPEDVDLLKGIRHLLYDHGYTIKGVQKLLKVNGNKFVAAIASGDLATVEALAAASHEEPPPPKAGSDEDQIVGRAKAPASRRFFSFVGGGEETPEISLGKTSVGKEDRALLQEALYDLLECKRLLDQVR
- a CDS encoding GlsB/YeaQ/YmgE family stress response membrane protein, producing the protein MENAGIGWIAAIIIGGIAGWLAEMFMKSNMGVLMNIVLGIVGAAVANILLGLIGVSLGGWLGYLVAGFIGACILIALARAIRR
- a CDS encoding O-antigen ligase family protein, which gives rise to MSDAALPHAPSFRPQLAAVGIIGSGLVTLGVFLSGFVISEPAPYEVFMAALIGLWALVGLRISRTVGSLLALLVVFNIGGMLSLTVMDDLSEGPMYMAVSLFLAISSVFFAAIVEAKPARLQLIFRAWVASALITSMLGILGYFHAFPGSEAFTLYDRAKGAFQDPNVFGPFLVAPSLYLMHGLLAGRILGAPLKVIGVLILALGIFLSFSRAAWGLYLFAVAALVFIMLLKERTGAFRLKILILSISAAGLMILALVVALQFDKVSSLFSSRTQLVQEYDGGHLGRFERHRIGFLMAMEKPLGIGPMRFGKMFSEDEHNIYLKSLTTYGWLGFITYLTLVGWTLSAAFKALLRDRPWQPYLMIAFITLLGHSGIGFVIDTDHWRHFYLLLGVTWGCLALERRYTRQALKGKAAPPPGETALDSPSGKSIA
- a CDS encoding undecaprenyl-phosphate glucose phosphotransferase, whose product is MNHVEKPESFDPEGLRRRLSESRGNASGPAAGGAEEKGVELNQLARQIAEQFRDDSYSPAMITGLLRLCEFGALLALGYFIHALYDGFEITVLYAAVLVGGAAIGVLLLQLADAYQVPALRSPLRMTPRILAAWAAAFASISLVLFFFKTGDQYSRVWFAAWFATGAVYLLFERQVIAYAIRRWARNGTMERRAVIVGGGEPAKELIRSLEYQPENDIRICGIFDDRDERRSPSIIAGYPKLGNVAELVEFARLARIDMLIISLPLSAETRILSLLKKLWVLPVDIRLAAHARGLRFRPRSYSQIGAVPMLDIFDKPIADWDNVAKRIFDIFFSVVALVLLWPVLIGAAIAVKLSSPGPILFKQKRHGFNNEVIEVYKFRSMYTHLSDPSARAAVTKGDPRVTRVGRFLRKSSIDELPQLFNVLKGELSLVGPRPHAVEAQTHDRKYVDVVDSYFARHRVKPGVTGWAQINGWRGEIDHDDKIRFRTEFDLYYIENWSLWLDLKILFLTPFRLLNTENAY
- a CDS encoding glycosyltransferase family 4 protein — protein: MADDGPLRIIHCFRSPVGGIFRHVRDLAEYHTRAGHEVGIICDSLTGGSFEDKLFDEIRPHLSLGLVRMPISRSVNLRDLGAIRDSYREIKGLQPDVLHGHGAKGGAIARLIGSILRVNRYRVARLYTPHGGSLHYTRRSATGLAVLTAERLLEPFGDAIAFVCDYEKDAYTARVGRPRIQTARIYNGIHDRDFERVYPREDAVDFLYIGMLRDLKGPDVFVDAFARAERIAGRPLSALMIGDGPDREKYKQMMLQLGLGRRIVMMPAMKAREAFALTRNVVVPSRAEAMPYIVLEALAAQKPVIASRVGGIPEVLGRDSIALTEPGDAQSLAAAMAQAIGDPGWLRKVMPEPAAFKETFSASAMSGSILALYRDILARQAGGRRLAETSAEALP
- a CDS encoding polysaccharide biosynthesis/export family protein — encoded protein: MRVATINKGILLALALIVPAVSGCSSYRPAPKAFHEATIQPYRLDSGDRLRITVFEQTGLSNTYTVDQAGYVAFPLIGAVPARGQTIQELESIIAAKLRQGYLRDPDVSIEVDRYRSIYLMGEVGQAGQYSYVAGMTIQNAIAVAGGFSPRANQRDVDVTRKINGKIVTGRVSISDPVLAGDTIYVRERLF
- a CDS encoding exopolysaccharide transport family protein, translating into MSGVHESQQDVDIDLGGLFGAIWRNRMRVLLATVACAGIAFAGASLITPKYKSEARLLIETREPAFTTGQDRAQGGEQPAFDEAGIASQVQLLQSADLIKQVARNMKLYELEEFDTTAKPSAVSDVLVLLGLRKNPLDLPPEERVLKEFTEKLTVYQVERSRVIAIEFASKDPRLAAEIPNEMAKVYLSLQSGAKLDTNSEATRWLEPEIANLREKVREAEQKVAEYRSQSDLLPTGDNSTFAVRQLNDISTELARVRGERANAEARAESVRAVLKSGGSPDTLSDVVGSQMIQRLKESEAQIQGQISDLSTSLLEGHPRLKGLRSQLSGIRTQIKAETQKILSSLENEAKTAELRETQLTQQLNKLKADTARAGEDEVGLKALEREAAAQRQLLETYLARYREATSRTSNNATPADARIISAAVEPTEVSFPKVVPITVVGGVAGFALSSIIILLAELFSGRALKPTAAAAAATSRRREEEEVVVETPEPAETVEEPVVHADREAFREPVVPARSLLSDMEPEDEDEGEEEPEVAEIAAVEAEDDEDYSIAAVADYLVENEIPVAISVSPSGDRGSAATVMLARRIAQENRKTLIIDLTGSACPTRLMAQSQFLPGITDLLVGDAAFGDIIHGDRLSDAHIIPRGNANTRRAMRGIDRLAMVVDSLSDAYDTVIVECGAAEVEGVRRLTRDQQMDIILSLPGADEDEVVDLLTAFGDAGYSEIVLMTGEAKEPPGHPGRRAA
- a CDS encoding GNAT family N-acetyltransferase, which gives rise to MQLQIKASGHEPAALLAEGAGDVLHAGLPLTLRLHDRMEPLEAAWRALEAENGLSLHQSYDWCQAWVETHGHDLLIIEGLRGGSTQFILPLEVVRQGPLRTARMIATDFSNINTGLYSEAFRETSSPRQLLRALEDMRGQLARTCDLLLLEKMPLEWRGRASPFAALPSVINQNAAFQLAVFDSFERTLEQINAKRRRKRARNSERRLTATGGYDHVIAEPGEDALALLDLFFRQKAARFEAMGLPDVFREERTRSFFRALASAPAAGGNHLLQLHALRLKGEHEGHVAAITGLSRKGDHVICQFGSIDDSVAADASPGDFLFHIAIEKLCGEGVRLFDFGIGDQLYKRSWCPIETAQHDLFWPVTLAGRAAATLHRAKAATKRLIKQNPQVYSLVQRLRFGKAEPAGSATAAD
- a CDS encoding DUF2842 domain-containing protein; translated protein: MPPRLRKLIGTILIIILVLFYALVATTVASATLGQSPWYIHLLYFAVTGLLWILPAMLIIKWMEKPAKPHDE